The Humulus lupulus chromosome 7, drHumLupu1.1, whole genome shotgun sequence region gctgctgctgctggcCACCCCCGCCCCCACTAATGAACAGCAGGAGGTAAACCAGGCTCTCCGCGTCTGATGATGGGCAAAGCTTCCCCTGCTGAAGTGCATGAGATGAAGAGAACTGCAGATTGATGGCAGGGCTATCCCTGTCTTCTAGCACTGCGCGTCCCCATGATATGGGCACGTATCTTACACCCTCCATGTCCACAACTCGGATTATGTTTTCTGGACAAATGTCACCATGCTGCACATTTCCCAGGGCTGCGCTTCTCAGTGCAACCAGACAATCTCTACAACAGCGCACTGCTTCCTCGGAGGAGAAAGAGCCGTCCCTAGCTACCACACATGATAGTGGTTCACCTACTGGAGATGTTACTAGTATTGGAGTCCCACACCATGGATGATCACACCTCCCGCCTGGACTCTCCTTTTTACATGGACCAGAATGGAGAACTCGGCCAGATGAAACTATTTCGGGCAAATATTTGTTTGAACTTCCCTGCTGCTTCAAGATGTTTAgcacttttgtttgtctttgtacATGGTACCAAAGACTCATGTCCTCCCAAGAGGGTTCCAATCTGGATGGATGAGCGCCCACATATAGAGCCAACAAATTCATGGGGTGATCAAGAGAAACAGCACTATAGAGAAAATAGTTTCCTCCTATCACAGACTCTTGTATTTGGAAAGTTTTCTGCCCGTGTTGTTGATCATCGAGTAGTATTATCTCACCCTGCTCAAGCTTCAAACGTGATCCTTTCTTCCTGTGAACTAAAGAAGAGTCACCCTGGTCAACTTCAACAATTTCTCCTTGTTGATGATAGTCAGATATCTGTAAGGGAACCAATGCATTCTCGTTTTCAACAGGGCGGCACTCCATCCAACGTTTCTGAAGGCGGAGGCTGTGATTTGAGGCCAAAGAGGTTATAGATTTTCTCGGTGGTCCATTCCATTGGGCAATGGAGTAGAAGGTTGCCAAAACTAGTTGCAGAGTTCCCTGGTCCCCCCAGTTGGGATTTCCTAGTTTGTTCCATATCATGTCCACTGGGGAAACTCTGATTTCAGCATGGTTTTTCATCCACTCAGCCACAGATTCATATGGATTGATTGAGTTCAAGTCGAGTTTCGTAAGATCCCCTCCCAATCTCACCACCCCACCATATCTAGAATCTTGAACCGAAATGAAGATTGTATTGCTGTCTAAACTAATAGTCTTGCTCAAAAACCGTGCAACAAGTATATGAAAACCGTAAAAAATGGCTTCACAAATGACACGAGCAGAAAATTTTAACTCGTTCCCTGACAATATATCCTGTTTGAATAGAACAAACTCCGCCACCTGGTCCCAACGAACATGCGAATCGCTTCCAAGTCTTGACACCAATGCAAAACCACAAAGGTCTCTAAGCCTTCCTTTTGATATTGCCTTGTCCACAGTGTAAAACTTGGAGCCTGGATAACGTGGACAAGATAAAAAGAAAGGGAGTGGTCCTCTTTTGTGCCAAAATGTACGCCACAAGCTAATGGCAATAGCATGAAGAAAGTCTTCCATTGCAAGGTACTCCTCTTCTCTTAGATCATCAGAAACATAAGATGAGCTTGGCATACGGAAGAGTTGTTGAAACAAAACCCCCTCTAGTGCCACATCAAGCTTGCGCAATTCATCAATCATAAAGGGAGAGCTGAAAAAAGGTCCTGCATTGTTTGAATCTGTATATAAATTATCAAAAACCCACTCCTCAATATTCTGTGTGAACAATTCAACGTCATTAAGTTTCTTTCCATAATCTTTTAGCCCCCTGAAGACTCTTCTAGAGGAAGGAACAAACTTGCTTGAAACTGAAGTTCCTGATAGACTATGTGCGGAGATAACTGCATCATGTAGAGCACTATGAGcactacacacacacacacacacacatatatatatatatatatatattctcaaaGAAGATCCAGACTAATATAACATtataatttagaaagaaaaaaaaacaatggtgttcttttttcttttttatgttaTGTCATTGTTTTGGAGTCAAACTTCTTAAAGATGTCTGTCACATATGAAAAAAGTCACATGTTGAGATGCCTAAAATGACATGGTGAAGTTTGTTTATTGGTACAAAGGGTATATAGAAACAACTTTTGGATGTCCATACATCCTCATCATACCGTTGGATAATAGTGTTCACAGCATGTTCTTGTAATGCTTCTTAACTTATCCAATTTCTAAAGCAAAGAGAATAAGAGCAGTCTAGATTAGTTTTTGATCTTATTGCTTAATACAAGGGACTACATTAGCAGAAATGGAGGCAAATAAGATTATTCATTTATTAGAGAGAAGAGCACAATAAATACAAACCACTATTCGTCTTCCTGAAACTTCCATCCAAGCTCCGCTCTGgagacatgtccaaatcattgtgTGGGATACCTAAGAAAATTATGACCATGAGATCCATTTCTAAAAAATTGATAACAAAGAGGCATAGTTTGAATAATTGTTTGCCATACTGAGGCATAATCCTGTGTGTGTAAAAGAGGCATAATCTCACAAATTTATACTACTTGAGCAAGATAAAAAGAGATAATCTTCAAAGGAAAAAGATGGCATTCCATCTCAAGTAATTGAAGGCAACAAACTTTGAAAACAGCTTTAGGCAAATATGGATTGTTGATGATTGAAAATGAATACAAACCAGGCATGAAATTCCTGAAACTGCCATTCAAACTATGGCCAGGGGAAGAATCCAGATCAGCCCGTTGAGAACCTGATGAGTCGAGTTCAAGTCATTTGTATAACTTAATGCAATTATGAAAAATGACAATTCAGCATCAAATTTGGACTAAGCAACAAAAGCATAACATTTCAGTACTTGGGTTGTCTGTGAATGCAATTGATAATGAACTCAGCTAACTGAATTTTACTGACCAAAACCTTTCTCATTCCTCAGTCCTCACAAAATGCCATTCATCTGATTATGCCATCTAAaccaaaagaatttttttttctttttctttttcttttccttagAAGTAAAACATATACAAAAGGAAGAGAATAGCCGAAGTTTTTACTGTATTTTTCTTCATTGGCCATAGAAAAGGTAAAGCAACAACTAATTCCAAAGATAAACAAGCAATGTAAAGGCACAGAAGGCAGCTGATGTGATATTTACaatatttaactttttttttttctagtttcaCCAAATCAATCTCGAATttgcaaaaagaaaaaagaaaatgctTGAAGAACAGAAGGGAGTCTGAATTGGAATTGGTGCTGCATAATACAGCAATGCATTGCTTATACAGGAATAGGATTGCACAATCGATCCACAACATGGCAAAAtcttaagccatccattcatcaAATTCCATGAGTTATTAAGAAAATAACTTAAACCAAAAACGACTCACCTGGCTTCATCGTGTGGAGTCGAGTACAAGAGACAATACCCAGAAGCAGGAGCACGAAATGAGGGAGGATTTGATTCAGAGATGGGGAGCAAGGCCAAGAGTGGCATTGTTCAGAAAATGGTTTTGAGAATGGAACTGGAAACACAATGAGGCAGAGGCAAAGGCATGAATCCGGTGAAAGAAGCAAGATGAGGTAGGAGGAAGAGAAAGAGAATACATAATAGGTGAAAAGAGAGATCTTGAAGCATGGAATGTGATAAAAATGAGGTCTTTTTGTTGATGTTGTACAGCAAAACGACAGCAGGTACAAGTAGTGGCAAAAAAAATAGTAATGGAATGGAATGTGGCTGTagaagaggaagaaggagaaagaaaaagaaggtgGGCAAggcaagagaaaaagaaagaccTTTGCTtctgtttttttaatatataatattgaaaGGAAAATGGCTGATGGTTATGGGTTGTTGTTATGTATGGTAATGGTACGGTGGCCCTATGGATTAGAGAAGGAGGCAATGGAATAGAAGAtgcagaagaagaagaaacacAACAAATGGGAATGGGAGAAAAGTGCCAACTAGGCAAGGCAAAGCAGGCTCAGAGAAAGTAGATAGGACCAGACCAGACCCCAGACCACACCAGACCAGACCACCTTTGGGCCCTTACTTAGTCCTCCTCAACTTATTATTATAGCCATAAAAAAACAAAGCATTATTCTTTTGTATTCTCCTGTGGCGCGTACACTACACGCCCTTTTCAATTTCAACAGTAAAGCAGGAATTAAATTTCACTGTGCCTGCCTTCACTCTCATTCacattaaaatataacaaattaataTGTCTCTTTTGAGAGGGAGATGGTGACAATGAGAGATTTCAGTCCTGTCAATTGTCAAGTGTCATacattatataatatattatatgtcTATTAAATTTGCATCATATTGGAGAGGAGAGTTGAGCTGAGGCTGGCTGAGGAGGGTGAGACAGTGGGACTGCCTGACACACTTGTTCTTGGCCAGCTATTTGGCTTTGACCCAACTCATCTCCTTTTTAATTTATTCATCAAACAACAAATTACAAATAACAaaaccttcttctttcttttttcttttttctttatgggattttattttactttatgattgtacttactTAGCCACATGACATGACCAATAAAAAGACAAATTAGACATGTTTCATTTGTTGTATTGTAATCtaatgcatgtttatatgaacaATCTCTTTcttttgtaaaaaataaatttgaacaaaaaatgaaaaaagacATGGATAGATCAATCATAGATGATGGTGGGTGGCGTGCAAGTCATGGGTTTTTGTTGCAAATCACAATGAAATATGTAATAATGTTAAGCAAAATGGCaggcattattattattattattattgtttacaTATGAATTGCCTTTGCTTCTGAGTACCGCAatgaattttgactatttttatataattatgtttttgaGTTTCCAAGTTGACTTAGCTCCACACAACACATATTCTCCATCCATATCTTATGATGatcataataacaataataataataacactcACAAGTGAACTAGTGATTCATGGGTTGAGCTGAACTAATTTTACTAATTGGGATAACATTACACAACACACATTACTACTATTACTAGTAGAAGCTCGTAGTAACCAAATTAATGATATATGCACCTAAAATATGCACACAAACATTACACACAATGACGTGTCACTGTATTTTAAAACAGTGGatcataattttaataaatgtgattggttagGCCAAACTGCCACATCACTGTGTCTAATATTTAAGTGTATATTTTATGTGCACATATCGTTAATCTAATAATAATCACTATTCTCACCATTCAAATTATATAACTATGACATAACACTCAGTAGTAGAAGCTTATAATAATAATCACTATTCTCACCATTCAAATTATATAACTATTAGGATAACATGACATAACACTCATACTCATTCTTAggctaaatttaaaaaaaaaaaaaaaaaactatgaacaagcttttctttttttctttttgtgacTTCTGATTTGAAatcaactcaaaaaaaaaaattatagcacCTTGTTGACAGAGAAAGATTTTaacaaacaatttttttaaatgaaataaaatataGCTTATAATTAATTTTTCCTCAATTTTGGTAATAGCAATAAACTTTTTttaataacattaaaaaaaaaaacaccatttACACACTACATAAAATTTGCAATTTTTTTagtataaaattataataaaaatatgccctttttttctttctatttcactAGTTTATCCACAGAGAATActcttaattttcttttaaaaaaaataaataaaagatgtaggatatctgaaaaaaaaaattaaggaatGTAAGCTATTTAGgcaattaattaatatttagatTTATGTAAGGGATGTTGGTATTAATTGTTTTGATTTTGAGccctttatatttattttttacccaaaaaaaaaccaatattaattaatttatttatagtTTGGGAATTGggataaaaatttatttatgtaAGGGATAAAAATAAATAGAAAGGGGAAAAGAGCAGTCTCAGTAGTAGTTTTTGCATGTTTGGGGGGTCccagagagaaaaagagaaagatttGAGATTTGGGAATTTGGATTTGTGGGATTTGGGATTtgggaattggaagatttggggcagaagaagaagaagaagaagcatcAGCCATGAATACCAACTTCAATTTCAAtcggaagaagaagatgatggtCCTCACCGCCGACGAATCGAAGACGCTCTACTCTCTTCTCAGGGCCGACCAACGCCCTCTCCACCACATCGTCTCCGACTTCAGCTCCACCTTCCCCACCACCTCTCTCCCTCACTACATCGCCTGCTTCTCTCTCTCCACTCTCTTACAGGCAAGTCTATTCCTTCTCCTtccttttcattttcattttcggCTACCTAGGGTTTCAATTTAGGGTTTTGTTCAACTCGTCTCAGGACAAGAAGATGCTCAACTCGACTCAGCGTTTGATTGCGTTTGCCCTTCTTCATCAATCTTATTCTGCTCAGACTTCTTCTGCGAATCCCTTCCTCACTCTATTTATCACTGTATGTTTCTGATTTTTCCATCTGATCTTATGCTATTTGTGATGAAATGCTCTGCATGTTTTACCATCTTGAATTCAATCTTATTACTAGGCTGCCTGCAATGATGAAACTGAAAAGTACGAGAGGGCATTTCTTCTTCTGCTTTTAAGCTCGGATACCTCCAGTAATGGCAAAGAGGTTTTCATTCTTCGCTTATCTCTTGCAATATGATTGTGTGGATGACAGTAATTGGCACATTTCTATTAAAATTGGATGCCAACATTTAATTGATCAATTGCCTGTGAACACATTGTTATTTCTTTCAGCAAAATTGGCCCTTATATAATGGATGATTAGGAGGCTGTTTAGAGGTAATTAGGCAGCTAATTGTTATGTTGAAGAAAACAACTGGTTGGGGAGGGATTGTGTAGTTTATTTAAATGCACCAAAAGAGTATGTTGCTGATATATTATATGAGTCATAATATACTTGTTCTTATGTCACTATATAATTTGTTGCATTTCTTTTGATATATAGATTGTGGATTTACAGaggattttatttttctttgcagTTTCTTAAACAATCTGCTACAGATTACATCAACGGTTTTGATCCCTCAATGCACGTatgtagttttattttattttttacaatgCACAATATGTAATAATGTGGCTATGTCACTGGGCGGTCCTGTTGATTTTTTGGTTAATATTCCTTTGTATCAGACATTCCCTCAGCAAGCACAGTTGGAACAGCAATACTGTGACAAACTTAATCCAGAGCCTTATAACTGCCCATTTAAAGATGGTTCAGTTAGAAATATTGTCCCAGACCCCGATGTTCCCGATGGTTGCGATCCTAATTCATCAGAGTATTCCTGCTTTCCTTTCTCCCATTTGTTTTACCTGAAGCTATTTTGCTCAGTAAATTTCACATTTGCAAATATTGACATCAAGGCTCATGTTCTAGGTTTGATTTGCAATGGAGAGACAAACCTAAGATTGGATCTGGTGATAGAGATGAGACAGTTGTGGGGTTCCTGTCAAATCTGTCAATGGAAGGGTTAGGTCCTCATTGGAGCCGGCCTGTTCCACCAAGACTCCCAGTCCAGGCTGGTGAAGTAAGATATTTTTAAGTTAAAAGTAACCCATTTTAGTGCAAACTTTAGTTTTTCGTTTATTGATATATGCATATTGTATTTCAGTTGGTATGGCTAAACCCTGGTGATAATCATGAACTATTATGGGACTATGGTATGTGTGTTGATACTAGCAGAGGAACAGCAGTAAGAGACTTGATCACCAAAGCTTTGAAGGGGCCACTTGTTCCTAACCAACAAGAGGTGCTGATGTACATGTTATGCTATATTTATGctcatgagagagagagagagagagtgaaatgTCATTCTGGTATATCTTTTTATAGTTAGACATGCATTGACTCAAAGAGGATAGCTCAAACGGTCAAGCATGTTGTTTATATTCAACTTGCATTGTCATTTGCTCTTTTCTATTTTCTTGCAATTATGTGAGATATTCTTGCAAAGAATAACAGAGAGATTaatcttatttttattataataaaatatcttcaCCAGCTTATTACCTTTTCTTATCCAGCAAGTTCTATTGGAATTGGCAAATGACCCCAAGCTTGTATATCATTGCGGACTCACACCAAGAAAGCTACCAGTAAGTGCTTCTGTAGCGTAATTGTTCATTTTCATCATTGGTATCACTTATCTCAAGCCAAGCTCATGTCTCTTGCAGGAACTTGTGGAAAATAATCCTCTTATTGCTGTTGAAGTTCTTACTAAGTTGATAAATTCCCCTGAAATAGCTGAGTACGTATTTGgtacttttgttttatttttatttttttgaggtGCCTTCTTTCTGGATTTGCTTATTCTGACATATCTTTCTCAAACATAGTTACTTTACAGTGCTTGTCAATATGGACATGAGTCTTCACTCAATGGAGGTTGTGAACAGACTAACAACTGCAGTGGAACTTCCTTCTGAGTTTATACGGATGTACATAACTAATTGTATATCATCCTGTGAGAACATCAAGGTACTTCACCATGCCCTTGTGTTTCTTGGTAGTTTTAACTAAAAATTATGATGAACTTTTACCTTCACTGTCGTCATTATATCATATGCGTGTCTCTTTGTTTGTGTCCAGGACAAATACATGCAGAACAGACTCGTGAGGCTCGTATGCGTTTTTTTGCAGAGCCTTATCAGAAACAATATCATCAATGGTGAGTTTTGTGTTGTTATTAATTGAGAGTCATTGAGTTGTAATAATTTTGTGATTTATGGTTGTCCTTGTTTGGTTGCAGTTAAGGATCTGTTCATCGAAGTTCAAGCATTTTGTATCGAGTTCTCGCGGATTAGAGAAGCAGCAACATTGTTTAGGCTTCTCAAGTCATTGGAATGAGATTTCAGGCTTAGTTTCTTTTCTCTATATTACATTTTGTAGATAATTACAATGTTTTA contains the following coding sequences:
- the LOC133790211 gene encoding uncharacterized protein LOC133790211 isoform X1, with the protein product MKPGSQRADLDSSPGHSLNGSFRNFMPGIPHNDLDMSPERSLDGSFRKTNSVISAHSLSGTSVSSKFVPSSRRVFRGLKDYGKKLNDVELFTQNIEEWVFDNLYTDSNNAGPFFSSPFMIDELRKLDVALEGVLFQQLFRMPSSSYVSDDLREEEYLAMEDFLHAIAISLWRTFWHKRGPLPFFLSCPRYPGSKFYTVDKAISKGRLRDLCGFALVSRLGSDSHVRWDQVAEFVLFKQDILSGNELKFSARVICEAIFYGFHILVARFLSKTISLDSNTIFISVQDSRYGGVVRLGGDLTKLDLNSINPYESVAEWMKNHAEIRVSPVDMIWNKLGNPNWGDQGTLQLVLATFYSIAQWNGPPRKSITSLASNHSLRLQKRWMECRPVENENALVPLQISDYHQQGEIVEVDQGDSSLVHRKKGSRLKLEQGEIILLDDQQHGQKTFQIQESVIGGNYFLYSAVSLDHPMNLLALYVGAHPSRLEPSWEDMSLWYHVQRQTKVLNILKQQGSSNKYLPEIVSSGRVLHSGPCKKESPGGRCDHPWCGTPILVTSPVGEPLSCVVARDGSFSSEEAVRCCRDCLVALRSAALGNVQHGDICPENIIRVVDMEGVRYVPISWGRAVLEDRDSPAINLQFSSSHALQQGKLCPSSDAESLVYLLLFISGGGGGQQQQQQQDSIESALQWRERAWAKRSIQQQLGEVSAILKAFADYVDSLCGTPYVVDYDIWLKRLSKAVDGSADRDRGKRIEEEVVGITLGLELEDVAESSGTSGGVS
- the LOC133790211 gene encoding uncharacterized protein LOC133790211 isoform X2, with translation MKPGIPHNDLDMSPERSLDGSFRKTNSVISAHSLSGTSVSSKFVPSSRRVFRGLKDYGKKLNDVELFTQNIEEWVFDNLYTDSNNAGPFFSSPFMIDELRKLDVALEGVLFQQLFRMPSSSYVSDDLREEEYLAMEDFLHAIAISLWRTFWHKRGPLPFFLSCPRYPGSKFYTVDKAISKGRLRDLCGFALVSRLGSDSHVRWDQVAEFVLFKQDILSGNELKFSARVICEAIFYGFHILVARFLSKTISLDSNTIFISVQDSRYGGVVRLGGDLTKLDLNSINPYESVAEWMKNHAEIRVSPVDMIWNKLGNPNWGDQGTLQLVLATFYSIAQWNGPPRKSITSLASNHSLRLQKRWMECRPVENENALVPLQISDYHQQGEIVEVDQGDSSLVHRKKGSRLKLEQGEIILLDDQQHGQKTFQIQESVIGGNYFLYSAVSLDHPMNLLALYVGAHPSRLEPSWEDMSLWYHVQRQTKVLNILKQQGSSNKYLPEIVSSGRVLHSGPCKKESPGGRCDHPWCGTPILVTSPVGEPLSCVVARDGSFSSEEAVRCCRDCLVALRSAALGNVQHGDICPENIIRVVDMEGVRYVPISWGRAVLEDRDSPAINLQFSSSHALQQGKLCPSSDAESLVYLLLFISGGGGGQQQQQQQDSIESALQWRERAWAKRSIQQQLGEVSAILKAFADYVDSLCGTPYVVDYDIWLKRLSKAVDGSADRDRGKRIEEEVVGITLGLELEDVAESSGTSGGVS
- the LOC133790213 gene encoding uncharacterized protein LOC133790213, with protein sequence MNTNFNFNRKKKMMVLTADESKTLYSLLRADQRPLHHIVSDFSSTFPTTSLPHYIACFSLSTLLQDKKMLNSTQRLIAFALLHQSYSAQTSSANPFLTLFITAACNDETEKYERAFLLLLLSSDTSSNGKEFLKQSATDYINGFDPSMHTFPQQAQLEQQYCDKLNPEPYNCPFKDGSVRNIVPDPDVPDGCDPNSSEFDLQWRDKPKIGSGDRDETVVGFLSNLSMEGLGPHWSRPVPPRLPVQAGELVWLNPGDNHELLWDYGMCVDTSRGTAVRDLITKALKGPLVPNQQEQVLLELANDPKLVYHCGLTPRKLPELVENNPLIAVEVLTKLINSPEIADYFTVLVNMDMSLHSMEVVNRLTTAVELPSEFIRMYITNCISSCENIKDKYMQNRLVRLVCVFLQSLIRNNIINVKDLFIEVQAFCIEFSRIREAATLFRLLKSLE